A single genomic interval of Polaribacter vadi harbors:
- the hemW gene encoding radical SAM family heme chaperone HemW encodes MAGIYIHIPFCKQACYYCNFYFSTSLKKKDELLDCLIKEIDLRKSELNNDTIETIYFGGGTPSILSTQEINRLIDAVYSNFNVVENPEITLEANPDDLSEEKIIELSKSKINRLSIGVQSFFEHDLKLMNRAHNADEAIKSLQLATQYFSNISVDLIYGIPDCTNEQWRTNIQTALSFGVPHISSYALTVEPETALASFIKKGVIKNVDDDKAEEQFVILTEELNKADFIHYELSNFGKEGFFSKNNSAYWLGKSYLGIGPAAHSFNGKQRSWNVQNNAIYIKKINQKELPIQRETLSVTDSYNEYVMTGLRTIWGVSLLKIERDFGENYSKYLQLQSKKFIKQELLYIENDVLKTTKKGKFLSDGLASDLFMLNLA; translated from the coding sequence TTGGCAGGAATCTACATCCACATTCCATTTTGTAAACAAGCTTGTTATTATTGTAACTTCTATTTTTCTACGTCCTTAAAAAAGAAAGATGAGTTATTAGATTGTTTGATAAAAGAAATCGATTTAAGGAAAAGTGAGTTGAATAATGATACTATTGAAACCATTTATTTTGGTGGTGGAACTCCAAGTATTTTATCAACCCAAGAAATAAATAGATTAATAGATGCTGTTTATAGTAATTTTAATGTGGTTGAGAACCCAGAAATTACGTTGGAAGCAAATCCGGATGATTTATCTGAAGAAAAAATAATTGAGCTTTCTAAATCAAAAATAAATAGGTTAAGTATTGGTGTGCAATCTTTTTTTGAACACGATTTAAAATTGATGAATAGAGCACATAATGCTGATGAAGCTATAAAATCTTTGCAACTTGCAACTCAATATTTTAGCAATATTTCTGTAGATTTAATTTACGGAATTCCAGATTGTACAAACGAACAATGGCGTACAAATATACAAACTGCATTAAGTTTTGGAGTGCCTCATATTTCTAGTTATGCATTAACTGTAGAGCCTGAAACTGCCTTAGCAAGCTTTATTAAGAAAGGTGTTATTAAAAATGTAGATGATGATAAAGCAGAAGAACAATTTGTAATTCTTACAGAAGAATTAAACAAAGCAGATTTTATACATTATGAATTATCAAATTTTGGAAAAGAAGGTTTTTTCAGTAAAAATAATTCTGCATATTGGTTAGGTAAATCGTATTTGGGTATTGGACCAGCAGCACATTCGTTTAACGGAAAACAACGAAGTTGGAATGTGCAAAATAATGCCATTTATATTAAAAAAATAAATCAAAAAGAATTACCAATTCAAAGAGAAACATTGTCTGTTACAGATAGCTATAATGAATATGTAATGACAGGTTTGCGCACAATTTGGGGTGTTTCTTTATTAAAAATAGAAAGAGATTTTGGAGAAAATTATTCAAAATACTTACAATTGCAATCTAAAAAGTTTATTAAACAAGAATTATTGTATATTGAAAACGATGTTTTAAAAACCACAAAAAAAGGAAAATTTTTGTCTGATGGATTAGCATCAGATTTATTTATGCTAAATTTAGCATAA
- a CDS encoding cyclase family protein encodes MKATIEYNSRKIEVNISNPIDISIPIDVSRKNVNAWYVGEPKIFPEVIDGEVVKVSEGAVVNFNNIHFNPHSHITHTECVGHITKKVHSINKNLKYFIFLAEVVTIAPLFHNGDFIIGVKQLKTALRNKKRDAIVIRTLPNLEEKKSMQYSNTNPTYLSEKAAIYLREKGIKHLLIDLPSVDKEKDDGNLLSHNAFWNTAGEIRMDATITEFIYVPNSVEDGEYLLNLMIAPFENDATPSKPVLYEIIK; translated from the coding sequence ATGAAAGCAACTATAGAATATAATTCAAGAAAAATAGAGGTAAATATTTCTAATCCAATAGATATTTCAATTCCTATTGATGTCTCAAGAAAAAATGTGAATGCTTGGTATGTAGGTGAACCTAAGATTTTTCCTGAAGTAATAGATGGAGAAGTCGTAAAGGTTTCTGAAGGAGCAGTTGTTAATTTTAACAATATCCATTTTAATCCACATTCGCACATTACACATACAGAATGTGTTGGGCATATCACAAAAAAAGTACACTCTATTAATAAAAATTTAAAATATTTTATTTTTTTGGCAGAGGTTGTTACCATTGCTCCTTTGTTTCATAATGGAGATTTTATAATAGGCGTTAAACAATTAAAAACAGCTTTAAGAAATAAAAAACGCGATGCTATTGTAATTAGAACGTTGCCTAATTTAGAAGAGAAAAAAAGTATGCAATATTCAAATACAAACCCAACGTATTTGTCTGAAAAAGCGGCTATTTATTTAAGAGAAAAAGGTATAAAACATTTGTTAATTGATTTGCCATCAGTAGATAAAGAGAAAGATGATGGTAATCTATTATCTCATAATGCTTTTTGGAATACAGCTGGCGAAATAAGAATGGATGCTACAATTACTGAGTTTATTTACGTACCAAATTCAGTTGAAGATGGTGAATATTTACTTAATTTAATGATTGCACCTTTTGAGAATGATGCTACACCAAGCAAGCCTGTTTTATATGAAATTATAAAATAA
- a CDS encoding CorA family divalent cation transporter: MVEGFLENTTIIDYSDKNYQKTKFLSISQVNLTPHENGTKWINTYGLAYQSDFKAIILNNKLDDFLIKLLMEDDHATKVILLEDLMFVAIKVLKTEGKTLEDEQMIFMVSPHFLWSIQEKPGDYFNWIRERLEGHKGIVRKKKADYLLYLIIEAIIDNYQETYLKHEEISDSKLNATHIKPTPEFTSLVESRKQELFSFKKAAISLRDMIVKLEKAKIRGIDVKYFSEIKEQTNNLITNIDFELQELESKINLIFSIQGHRLNEVMKTLTILSVIFIPLTFLAGIYGMNFHNMPELKSENGYFILLGIMVLVTVISVWYFKRKKWF, from the coding sequence ATGGTAGAAGGTTTTTTAGAAAATACAACAATTATAGATTATTCTGATAAGAATTATCAAAAAACAAAATTTTTATCAATTTCTCAAGTGAATTTAACTCCACATGAAAATGGCACAAAATGGATAAACACGTATGGTTTAGCATATCAAAGTGATTTTAAAGCAATCATTTTAAATAATAAATTAGATGATTTTTTAATTAAACTTTTAATGGAAGATGATCATGCCACCAAAGTTATTTTATTAGAAGATTTAATGTTTGTAGCCATAAAAGTTTTAAAAACAGAAGGCAAAACTTTAGAAGATGAACAAATGATCTTTATGGTTTCGCCTCACTTTTTATGGAGTATTCAAGAAAAACCTGGCGATTATTTTAATTGGATTCGTGAACGTTTAGAAGGGCATAAAGGTATTGTTAGAAAGAAAAAAGCAGACTATTTACTGTACTTAATTATTGAAGCAATCATAGACAATTATCAAGAAACATATTTAAAACACGAAGAAATTAGTGATTCTAAATTAAATGCAACACATATAAAACCAACTCCAGAATTTACGTCTTTAGTTGAAAGTAGAAAACAAGAATTATTCAGTTTTAAAAAAGCTGCAATTAGCTTGAGAGACATGATTGTGAAGTTAGAAAAAGCTAAAATTAGAGGAATAGATGTTAAATATTTTAGTGAAATTAAAGAACAAACCAACAATTTAATTACCAATATCGATTTTGAATTACAAGAATTAGAAAGTAAGATCAACTTAATTTTTAGTATTCAAGGACATAGACTAAATGAGGTGATGAAAACATTAACTATTTTGTCTGTAATCTTTATTCCGTTAACTTTTTTAGCGGGAATTTATGGAATGAATTTTCACAATATGCCCGAATTAAAATCTGAAAACGGCTATTTTATTTTATTAGGAATTATGGTTTTAGTTACTGTAATTTCTGTTTGGTACTTTAAACGTAAAAAGTGGTTTTAA